A portion of the uncultured Bacteroides sp. genome contains these proteins:
- a CDS encoding ABC transporter ATP-binding protein, which translates to MKEFFQLMKRFLSPYKKYLVWAVLLNLLSAVFNVFSFTLLIPILQILFKMDNKVYEFMPWDSAAGLKEVVVNNFYYYVTEMISTNGGSLTLLFLGLFLAFMTMLKTSCYFASSAVMIPLRTGVVRDIRIMVYSKVMSLPLGFFSEERKGDIIARMSGDVGEVENSITSSLDMLIKNPILIVMYFATLVVTSWQLTLFTLLVLPGMGWVMGTVGKKLKRQSLEAQAKWSDTMSQLEETLGGLRIIKAFIAEKKMVDRFTKCSNEYRDATNRVAMRQALAHPMSEFLGTLLIVVVLWFGGSLILGHNSSIEAPAFIFYMVILYSVINPLKEFSKAGYNIPKGLASMERVDKILKAENKILEIANPKPLKGLNEAVEFNDISFSYDTRRDVLKHVSLRVPKGKTVALVGQSGSGKSTLVDLLPRYHDVQQGDINIDGVSIKDVRISDLRGLIGNVNQDAILFNDTFFNNIAFGVENATMEQVVEAAKIANAHDFIMEKEEGYNTNIGDRGGKLSGGQRQRISIARAILKNPPILILDEATSALDTESERLVQEALERLMKTRTTIAIAHRLSTIKNADEICVLYEGEIVERGRHEELLALNGYYKRLNDMQSL; encoded by the coding sequence ATGAAGGAATTCTTTCAACTCATGAAGCGATTTTTATCGCCTTATAAAAAGTATTTGGTTTGGGCCGTGCTTTTAAATCTGCTATCTGCTGTATTCAATGTTTTTTCATTTACTTTGCTGATTCCCATTCTACAGATACTCTTTAAGATGGATAATAAGGTTTATGAATTTATGCCTTGGGACTCTGCCGCTGGGTTAAAAGAAGTGGTGGTGAATAACTTCTACTATTATGTAACTGAGATGATTTCGACTAATGGAGGATCTCTTACGTTGTTATTTCTTGGGCTCTTTTTGGCTTTTATGACGATGTTGAAGACTTCTTGCTATTTTGCTTCTTCTGCTGTCATGATTCCGTTACGAACGGGAGTGGTTAGAGATATCCGTATCATGGTTTATTCTAAAGTAATGTCTCTTCCGTTAGGCTTCTTCTCAGAAGAACGCAAAGGGGATATTATTGCTCGTATGAGTGGGGATGTGGGTGAAGTGGAAAATTCTATTACCAGCTCACTGGACATGTTGATTAAAAACCCGATACTGATTGTGATGTATTTCGCTACCTTGGTGGTAACAAGCTGGCAACTGACTTTGTTTACATTGCTTGTATTGCCTGGAATGGGATGGGTCATGGGGACAGTCGGAAAGAAGCTAAAACGTCAATCTCTTGAGGCTCAGGCTAAGTGGAGTGACACAATGTCGCAGCTTGAAGAAACATTGGGTGGTTTACGCATCATTAAGGCCTTTATTGCTGAAAAGAAGATGGTTGATCGCTTTACGAAGTGTAGTAATGAATATAGGGATGCGACGAATAGGGTTGCTATGCGGCAGGCTTTGGCACACCCAATGAGTGAGTTTTTGGGTACATTGCTTATTGTAGTGGTGCTGTGGTTTGGTGGCTCGTTGATATTAGGGCATAACTCATCTATTGAGGCTCCTGCTTTTATCTTTTATATGGTGATTTTGTATAGCGTTATTAATCCTTTAAAAGAGTTTTCCAAAGCTGGTTATAACATTCCGAAGGGCTTGGCCTCTATGGAACGTGTAGATAAGATTCTGAAAGCAGAGAATAAAATACTAGAGATCGCTAATCCAAAACCTCTGAAAGGACTTAATGAGGCGGTAGAGTTCAACGACATCTCTTTCAGTTATGATACGCGAAGGGATGTGTTGAAGCATGTTAGTCTGAGAGTACCGAAGGGAAAGACTGTTGCACTGGTTGGACAATCCGGCTCGGGTAAATCTACATTGGTTGATCTTTTGCCACGTTATCACGATGTGCAGCAAGGGGATATAAATATTGATGGCGTTAGTATCAAAGATGTGCGTATCTCTGATTTACGTGGGCTTATAGGGAATGTGAATCAGGATGCAATTTTGTTTAATGATACTTTCTTTAATAACATTGCTTTTGGTGTGGAAAATGCTACGATGGAGCAAGTGGTTGAGGCGGCGAAGATAGCAAATGCTCACGACTTTATCATGGAGAAGGAAGAGGGATATAATACGAATATTGGAGACCGAGGTGGTAAACTATCCGGAGGTCAAAGGCAGCGTATCAGCATTGCTCGTGCCATATTGAAGAATCCTCCTATTTTGATTTTAGATGAAGCTACTTCAGCTTTGGATACAGAATCTGAACGTTTAGTTCAAGAAGCTTTAGAGAGATTGATGAAAACGCGTACTACTATTGCGATCGCTCATAGACTTTCGACCATTAAGAATGCAGATGAGATCTGTGTGCTTTATGAAGGGGAAATCGTAGAGAGAGGCAGGCACGAGGAGTTGTTAGCTCTGAATGGATATTACAAGCGCTTGAATGATATGCAAAGTTTATAA
- a CDS encoding ribonuclease H family protein, translating to MAKQKFYVVWDGVTPGIYDSWNDCLLQTKGYESAKYKSFDTREEAEQAFASSPYACIGKKSKATTSKSETLPEAIIDNSLAVDAACSGNPGPMEYRGVYVASRQEIFRFGPMRGTNNIGEFLALVHGLALLKQKGFDMPIYSDSVNAISWVKHKKCKTKLPRTSETEALFQLIERAEKWLKENKYTTPILKWETKTWGEIPADFGRK from the coding sequence ATGGCAAAGCAAAAATTCTATGTAGTTTGGGATGGTGTAACTCCGGGCATTTACGACAGTTGGAATGACTGTTTACTCCAGACCAAAGGATACGAAAGCGCCAAATACAAGTCGTTCGACACTCGGGAAGAAGCCGAACAAGCTTTTGCCTCATCCCCCTATGCATGTATAGGCAAAAAGTCCAAAGCGACGACCTCCAAATCTGAAACCTTGCCGGAAGCCATTATTGACAACAGCTTAGCTGTAGATGCAGCATGCAGCGGCAACCCGGGACCAATGGAATATAGAGGTGTATATGTAGCCAGCAGGCAAGAAATCTTCCGCTTCGGCCCGATGCGAGGAACAAACAATATTGGAGAATTTCTCGCACTTGTTCATGGCTTAGCCCTTTTAAAACAGAAAGGATTCGACATGCCTATATACAGCGATAGCGTCAATGCCATCAGTTGGGTAAAGCACAAGAAATGTAAAACCAAACTTCCCCGCACCTCAGAGACTGAAGCCTTGTTTCAGCTCATCGAGCGTGCTGAGAAATGGTTGAAAGAAAACAAATATACCACCCCGATATTAAAATGGGAAACAAAAACATGGGGTGAGATACCTGCTGATTTTGGAAGAAAATAA
- a CDS encoding nitroreductase family protein: MKRSFEEALKHRRSYYSINDESPISDLEIEQIVNTAVTHVPSSFNSQSTRVVLLLGEHHQKLWNIVKDTLKKMISAEAFLQTEAKINGCFASGHGTVLFFEDQTVVEELQNAFPSYADNFPIWSMHTSAMHQLAIWTMLEDAELGATLQHYNPLIDDEVRTTWDLPVSWKLVAEMPFGTPVAEPGNKEFKDLKERVKVFK, translated from the coding sequence ATGAAAAGATCTTTTGAAGAAGCGTTGAAACATAGAAGGAGTTATTACTCTATAAACGATGAATCTCCTATTTCTGATTTGGAGATTGAACAAATTGTTAACACGGCAGTGACTCATGTGCCTTCTTCTTTTAACTCTCAATCAACACGTGTGGTGTTACTTTTAGGGGAACATCATCAGAAGTTGTGGAATATAGTGAAGGATACATTGAAGAAGATGATCTCGGCTGAGGCGTTTTTGCAGACTGAAGCTAAAATAAATGGTTGCTTTGCCAGTGGGCACGGAACTGTTCTATTTTTTGAAGACCAAACCGTGGTCGAGGAATTGCAAAATGCTTTTCCCAGCTATGCTGATAATTTTCCTATATGGTCCATGCATACTTCTGCAATGCACCAATTGGCTATCTGGACAATGCTTGAAGATGCAGAGTTAGGAGCTACTTTGCAACACTACAATCCTTTGATTGATGATGAAGTGAGAACTACGTGGGATTTACCTGTTTCATGGAAATTGGTAGCCGAAATGCCCTTTGGCACTCCTGTAGCAGAGCCTGGCAACAAGGAATTCAAAGACTTGAAAGAAAGAGTGAAAGTCTTTAAGTAA
- a CDS encoding shikimate kinase — protein MIRIFLTGYMGAGKTTLGKAFARKNNLSFIDLDWYIEGHFHKTVQELFIEYGEAGFRELERNMLHEVAAFEDVVISTGGGTPCFFDNMSFMNGCGKTVFLNVNPDVLFHRLRIAKQQRPILQGKKDEELTAFIVEALEKRASFYMQAQYVFNADELENCKQIESSVLHLEKLLNLSS, from the coding sequence ATGATTCGTATCTTTTTGACCGGCTATATGGGAGCTGGGAAGACAACCTTAGGAAAAGCTTTTGCTCGGAAGAATAATTTATCTTTCATTGATCTTGATTGGTATATTGAAGGACACTTTCACAAAACAGTGCAGGAGCTATTCATTGAATATGGTGAAGCGGGCTTTCGCGAACTGGAAAGAAATATGTTGCATGAGGTTGCTGCATTTGAAGATGTTGTGATCTCTACGGGCGGAGGGACTCCTTGTTTTTTTGATAATATGTCGTTTATGAATGGATGTGGAAAGACAGTCTTTTTGAATGTGAATCCTGATGTTCTATTCCATCGGTTGCGCATAGCCAAACAGCAGCGTCCTATATTGCAGGGAAAGAAAGATGAAGAACTGACTGCCTTTATTGTTGAAGCGCTAGAGAAACGTGCTTCGTTTTATATGCAGGCGCAGTATGTTTTTAATGCTGATGAGTTGGAGAATTGTAAGCAGATTGAAAGCTCGGTGTTACATTTGGAGAAATTACTTAATCTTTCATCCTGA